From the Candidatus Binataceae bacterium genome, the window CGGGCGCGGCGCTGAGCGCCAGCATGGGACTTGCCGACCTCGGCATTATGACGGTCGAGGAGTTGGCGGCGAGCGCGCGCATCATCTCTCGCGCCGCCGGATTGCCGCTGATCGTCGATGGCGACACGGGCTACGGCGGAATTCTCAACGTGATGCGCGTGGTGCGCGAGCTCGAAGACGCCGGCGCGGCGGCGATTCAGATCGAAGACCAGCTCTTGCCTAAGAAGTGCGGGCATCTAAATGACAAACTGCTCGCCGGGCCCGAGGACGCGGCGGCGCGAATCGCGGCGGCCCGCCGCGCGCGCCGGACGCTGCAGATAATCGCGCGCACCGACGCGGCGGCCTCCGAGGGAATCGACGGAGCGCTGGCGCGCGCGCGGCTTTATCTTGAGGCAGGCGCCGACGCGATTTTTCCCGAGGCGCTGACCGGCGCCGAAATGTTCCGGCGCTTCGCGCGCGAGATTCACGCGCCGCTGCTCGCCAACATGACCGAGTTCGGCCGCACCCCGTACTTCACGGCGCGCGAGTTCGAGGAGTTCGGGTTCAAGATGGTCATCTACCCGGTGTCGTCGCTCAGGGTCGCGGCGAAGGCGATGAGCGAGCTTTATGCGGAGCTCAAGGCCAAG encodes:
- the prpB gene encoding methylisocitrate lyase; this translates as MTWLTQANSSEPAGERLAKLWERAGILAIPGAHNGLAAMLARRAGFEALYLSGAALSASMGLADLGIMTVEELAASARIISRAAGLPLIVDGDTGYGGILNVMRVVRELEDAGAAAIQIEDQLLPKKCGHLNDKLLAGPEDAAARIAAARRARRTLQIIARTDAAASEGIDGALARARLYLEAGADAIFPEALTGAEMFRRFAREIHAPLLANMTEFGRTPYFTAREFEEFGFKMVIYPVSSLRVAAKAMSELYAELKAKGTAEAMLDRMQTRAELYETIGYGEYESLDASVAASILPPDLRGRRQ